Within Mycobacterium botniense, the genomic segment CGCTCGGCCCCGGTGTTCAACCTAACCCCGCAAGCGCAGCTGGCCGTGGTCGTGGTGGGTGCGGTGACGTTGTTGTTCGGCGCGATCATCGGTTGCGCCAAAGACGACATCAAGCGCGCGCTGGCCGCCTCCACGATCAGCCAGATCGGGTACATGGTGTTGGCCGCCGGATTGGGTCCGGCCGGTTACGTGTTCGCGATCATGCATCTGCTCACCCATGGGTTCTTCAAAGCGGGCCTGTTTTTGGGATCCGGTGCGGTGATTCACGCGATGAACGACGAGCAGGACATGCGCCGCTACGGGGGGCTGCGCGGCGTGCTGCCGATCACGTTCGCCACCTTCGGGCTGGCGTATCTGGCGATCATCGGGGTACCGCCGTTCGCCGGCTTCTTTTCCAAGGACGCCATCATCGAGGCCGCGGTGAACGCCGGAGCGGTGCGCGGCCCGATTCTGGGTGGTGCGGCACTGCTGGGCGCGGGTATCACCGCGTTCTACATGACCCGAGTCATGCTCTTGACGTTCTTCGGTGACAAGCGTTGGGCGTCTGACGCGCATCCGCACGAAGCCCCGGGCGTGATGACCTGGCCGATGATCCTGCTGGCCGTCGGTTCGGTGTGCGCGGGGGGGCTGCTGGCGATAGGCGGCACCTTACAGCACTGGCTCGAACCGGTCGTGGGGATCCGCGAAGCCCCTCAGCTTGCCCCGGTGTGGGTGACTACGACCGTCACCCTGGCCGTGGTGGGCATCGGCGTCGCGGTGGCGGTGCGGATGTACGCCGCAGCACCCGTTCCCGAGGTGGCCCCTGACGACGTGTCGGTGCTGACCAAAGCGGCGCGCCGAGATCTCTACGGCGATGCCTTCAACGAGGAGGTGTTCATGCGCCCGGGTGCGCAGCTGACGCGCGGATTGGTCGAGATCGATAACGCCGGCGTGGATGGCTCAGTCAACGCGCTGGCCGCGCTGGTGAGCCGGGCCTCAGATCGCCTGCGGGGGTTGCAGACCGGCTTCGCCCGCAGCTACGCCCTGTCGATGCTGGCGGGCGCGGCCCTGGTGGCCGCCGCGATCCTGGCGGTGCACCTATGGTGAGCACCGTCCCGTGGCTGAGCATGCTGTGGCTGGTACCGCTGGCCGGCGCGGTCATGATCATCCTGATGCCCGCTCCGCTGCAGCTGCTCGCCAGGTGGGCGGGGCTGGCGGTCAGCATCGCGGTGCTGGTGGTGGCGATTGTGGTCACCGTCCGGTTCGACAGCGGCGGCGCCCGCTATCAATTCGTCGAAAACCATTCCTGGATACCCGCTTTCGGTGCCGGTTACACGCTGGGTGTAGACGGGATCGCAGTGGTGCTGGTGTTGCTCACCGCGGTGTTGGTG encodes:
- the nuoL gene encoding NADH-quinone oxidoreductase subunit L, with amino-acid sequence MTLFTWLLVALPAAGAAILLLGGRRTDRWGHLLGCAAATASFGVGVLLLAEMLSRPAGARVIHTTAFRWVPVGALQVDFGFQIDQLSICFVLLITGVGSLIHIYSVGYMADDPDRRRFFAYLNLFLAAMLLLVVADNYLGLYVGWEGVGLASYLLIGFWYTRPSAATAAKKAFVMNRVGDAGLSLAMFVMFVQFGTLSFSGVFAGAPAAGPAVLTAMGLLMLLGACAKSAQVPLQAWLGDAMEGPTPVSALIHAATMVTAGVYLIVRSAPVFNLTPQAQLAVVVVGAVTLLFGAIIGCAKDDIKRALAASTISQIGYMVLAAGLGPAGYVFAIMHLLTHGFFKAGLFLGSGAVIHAMNDEQDMRRYGGLRGVLPITFATFGLAYLAIIGVPPFAGFFSKDAIIEAAVNAGAVRGPILGGAALLGAGITAFYMTRVMLLTFFGDKRWASDAHPHEAPGVMTWPMILLAVGSVCAGGLLAIGGTLQHWLEPVVGIREAPQLAPVWVTTTVTLAVVGIGVAVAVRMYAAAPVPEVAPDDVSVLTKAARRDLYGDAFNEEVFMRPGAQLTRGLVEIDNAGVDGSVNALAALVSRASDRLRGLQTGFARSYALSMLAGAALVAAAILAVHLW